Proteins encoded in a region of the Coraliomargarita parva genome:
- a CDS encoding PhoH family protein: MPKQKTKKNKAKIFVLDTNVLLHDPQCLQKFEDNTLAIPVEVLEELDRKKSAPGELGFAARKIHRDLRALFDHDLSVPPELKGKGSSALSRDLPTGGRLIVVINDYIVDGDEESEGIKRLQATLVDMDKMDSRILASVVFLREVCPECRVILVTKDANMALKGIALGLEVQDYMNDKVSTAKMGGGCKTIKLDDTEYERFLEEHGVDLSPDQTSHLFINEYVYITNSSGEFREPARYRGDGQFEGLILGSDVGIRIPKGIRIHPLNDEQRMLMDALLDEDIKLITCCGKAGTGKTLVTIAMALYQTLGEDNLYERVFITRPLVHIGKDTGALPGTLEEKLAPYIAPFYDNLEVLFSNRMVTKSPEPHPEQAKLDRITSNRKRKKAMARLAKQPKPQEAEEEELNKPRKPYQFLFDYGIVEVEAMTFIRGRSLSNTIFVIDEAQNLTPHEAKTVVSRMAEGSKVILLGDPYQVDSMFLDATSNGLVHTAQRLKGTEITAHLELTTGVRSELADLAADLL; the protein is encoded by the coding sequence TTGCCGAAACAAAAAACGAAAAAAAACAAGGCGAAGATCTTCGTTCTAGATACGAACGTTCTGCTGCACGACCCACAATGCCTGCAAAAATTCGAGGACAATACCCTGGCGATTCCCGTCGAAGTCCTCGAAGAGCTTGACCGGAAGAAATCCGCCCCCGGTGAGCTCGGATTCGCAGCCCGAAAAATACACCGCGACCTGCGGGCCCTGTTCGATCATGACTTGTCCGTTCCCCCGGAGCTCAAGGGCAAGGGGAGTTCTGCGCTGAGCCGCGACCTGCCGACCGGCGGACGGCTGATCGTCGTGATCAACGACTACATCGTCGACGGCGACGAAGAGAGCGAGGGCATCAAACGCCTGCAGGCCACCTTGGTGGACATGGACAAGATGGACAGCCGGATTCTCGCCTCGGTCGTCTTCCTGCGCGAAGTCTGTCCGGAGTGCCGGGTCATCCTGGTCACGAAGGATGCGAACATGGCGCTGAAGGGCATCGCCCTCGGCCTGGAAGTCCAGGACTACATGAACGACAAGGTGAGCACCGCCAAGATGGGAGGCGGGTGCAAGACCATCAAGCTCGACGATACCGAGTACGAGCGATTCCTGGAGGAACACGGGGTCGATCTTTCCCCGGACCAGACCAGCCATTTATTCATCAACGAATACGTCTACATCACGAACAGCAGTGGTGAGTTTCGCGAGCCTGCGCGCTACCGTGGCGACGGCCAGTTCGAAGGGCTGATTCTGGGGTCCGATGTCGGGATCCGGATTCCGAAAGGCATCCGGATCCATCCCCTTAATGATGAGCAGCGCATGCTGATGGACGCCTTGCTCGACGAGGACATCAAGTTGATTACATGCTGCGGCAAGGCCGGTACCGGCAAGACCCTGGTGACGATCGCGATGGCGCTCTACCAGACACTGGGCGAGGACAACTTGTACGAACGTGTCTTCATCACCCGTCCGCTGGTGCACATCGGCAAGGATACCGGAGCTTTACCGGGGACGTTGGAGGAGAAGCTGGCTCCCTACATTGCGCCTTTCTACGACAATTTGGAGGTACTTTTCAGCAACCGCATGGTTACCAAGTCGCCGGAACCGCATCCGGAACAAGCCAAGCTCGACCGGATCACATCGAACCGCAAACGGAAGAAGGCGATGGCACGACTGGCGAAGCAGCCAAAGCCGCAGGAGGCGGAGGAGGAAGAGCTGAACAAGCCGCGGAAGCCGTACCAGTTCCTTTTCGACTATGGGATTGTCGAAGTCGAGGCGATGACCTTCATCCGCGGCCGCTCGCTTTCGAATACTATCTTCGTGATCGACGAAGCCCAGAATCTCACGCCGCATGAGGCGAAGACGGTGGTTAGTCGCATGGCCGAAGGGTCCAAGGTCATCCTGTTGGGAGATCCCTACCAAGTGGACAGCATGTTCCTCGATGCGACTTCCAACGGCTTGGTGCACACCGCCCAGCGCCTGAAAGGAACCGAGATTACCGCGCATTTGGAGCTCACCACCGGGGTTCGTTCCGAACTGGCCGACCTCGCGGCAGACCTGCTCTAG
- a CDS encoding glycosyltransferase, translated as MRCLLTSHGSTGDIYPVIRLGRALVEAGHTVRFATVSLFREEIESAGIEYVYLPPDWDQTGFAEAMRDLTKAKNPVDLIRIIYSESLPFLEEILTTLDRELEWADVFVSSYVFSSLCQLAKKRGIPTAITTFAHNAVPSRSYPPEGVPRMLAFPPFLRRRWNAMIWRMADRIFCWKINQVVGEALTRYGMERADSFLLEPADKVIVTVSPELFRPKHLWTERFKFTGHLRWQSPEDPALNAELDVFCGGETVPILTFGSVTFDEARKVMTRFMRNWPMGKKIIIQSGWAGLTIERPRREMKCIGRVSHDQLFQYGSMVIHHGGAGTTASVLHAGIPQIIIPHIGDQWFFAGEVKRLGVGLEVKRAKWPEELPKAVRSVEKNRKMPKRAAKVAKLLAREDGPGNAVRELEGLLSAVRA; from the coding sequence ATGCGATGCTTGCTTACTTCACACGGCTCTACGGGTGATATCTACCCGGTCATTCGTCTGGGGCGCGCCCTGGTCGAAGCCGGCCATACCGTGCGCTTTGCCACGGTTTCATTGTTCCGGGAGGAAATCGAGTCGGCCGGTATCGAATATGTGTACCTGCCGCCCGACTGGGACCAGACTGGTTTCGCAGAGGCGATGCGTGATCTGACGAAGGCGAAGAATCCCGTCGACCTGATACGTATCATCTACTCGGAGTCATTGCCCTTTCTGGAGGAAATTCTCACGACCCTGGATCGTGAACTCGAATGGGCCGATGTATTTGTCAGCAGCTATGTCTTTTCCAGTCTGTGCCAACTCGCCAAGAAGCGGGGGATTCCGACGGCCATCACGACTTTTGCCCACAACGCCGTGCCTTCGCGCAGCTATCCACCCGAGGGGGTGCCCCGCATGCTGGCATTTCCGCCCTTTCTGCGCCGCCGATGGAATGCCATGATCTGGCGCATGGCGGACCGGATTTTCTGCTGGAAGATCAACCAGGTTGTGGGCGAAGCCCTTACGCGCTACGGGATGGAACGTGCCGACAGCTTCCTGCTGGAGCCGGCCGACAAGGTGATCGTTACTGTTTCGCCAGAGTTGTTTCGTCCGAAGCACCTATGGACGGAGCGTTTCAAATTCACTGGACACCTGCGCTGGCAGTCACCCGAGGACCCGGCTCTGAATGCTGAGTTGGACGTGTTCTGCGGCGGCGAAACTGTGCCAATCCTGACCTTTGGAAGTGTGACTTTTGACGAAGCGCGTAAAGTCATGACCCGCTTCATGCGGAACTGGCCGATGGGGAAGAAGATTATCATCCAATCCGGTTGGGCCGGTCTCACGATCGAACGCCCCCGGAGGGAGATGAAATGCATCGGCCGTGTCTCCCACGACCAGCTCTTTCAGTACGGCTCCATGGTCATTCATCACGGGGGAGCCGGTACGACTGCGAGCGTATTACATGCCGGCATCCCGCAGATCATTATCCCGCACATTGGCGATCAATGGTTTTTTGCCGGAGAGGTGAAGCGTTTGGGAGTCGGGCTGGAGGTCAAGCGGGCCAAATGGCCGGAGGAACTGCCCAAGGCGGTTCGTTCCGTCGAAAAAAACCGAAAGATGCCCAAACGGGCCGCCAAAGTTGCGAAACTGCTGGCCAGAGAGGACGGCCCTGGCAATGCGGTGCGCGAATTGGAAGGCTTACTGTCGGCAGTGCGCGCTTAG
- a CDS encoding mechanosensitive ion channel family protein: MGDIDIDQILQTITELLSTYSLRVLAALAIFFIGRYCVGLIMKALRSALEKRKVEPSLVGFSCGLTHALLLTLVVIAALGQLGVQTASFVAILGAAGLAVGLALQGSLSNFASGVLIIIFKPYRVGDYVVAGSGEGIVEEIHIFTTTLVTLDNRTQIIPNSVATSGLIENYSAKGTRRLDLVAGVSYGDDILKVKAVLQDILDNEPRILPEPKPTIGLMEMGDSSLNFAVRPWVKVADYWPLFFDLQERIRIRFDEEGITIPFPQRDVHLFREED; encoded by the coding sequence ACCATCACCGAGTTACTCTCGACATACAGCCTCAGGGTGCTTGCGGCACTGGCTATATTCTTTATCGGGCGCTACTGTGTCGGGCTCATCATGAAGGCGCTGCGATCGGCACTGGAAAAACGGAAAGTCGAGCCTTCACTGGTTGGTTTTTCCTGTGGTTTGACGCATGCGCTCCTGCTGACCTTGGTCGTGATCGCCGCGCTCGGGCAACTCGGGGTGCAGACAGCCTCCTTTGTCGCGATTCTCGGTGCCGCCGGACTCGCGGTCGGTTTGGCCCTGCAAGGTTCCCTCTCCAATTTCGCGTCCGGGGTCCTCATCATCATTTTCAAGCCCTATCGGGTTGGAGACTATGTGGTCGCCGGTAGCGGCGAAGGCATAGTGGAAGAAATCCACATTTTCACCACAACGCTGGTGACACTGGATAACCGTACACAGATCATCCCGAACTCAGTGGCGACCAGCGGATTGATTGAAAACTACTCGGCCAAAGGCACCCGCCGCCTCGACCTCGTCGCCGGGGTAAGCTATGGGGACGACATCCTCAAGGTGAAAGCGGTGCTGCAGGACATTCTTGATAACGAACCTCGTATCCTTCCCGAGCCCAAACCCACTATCGGCTTGATGGAAATGGGCGACAGTAGCCTCAATTTCGCGGTCCGCCCCTGGGTTAAGGTTGCCGACTACTGGCCTCTCTTTTTTGATCTGCAGGAGCGGATACGTATCCGTTTCGACGAAGAAGGCATTACCATCCCGTTCCCGCAGCGCGATGTGCACCTTTTCCGGGAAGAGGACTAA